The genome window cgacagcgcggcgcaggtgtCGAGCGCGCTCGCTAATGCGATGGCGGCCCTGCCTGTGGAGGTGGCGACGAATCGCTCCCTCCACGCGTGCGTGACGGCCGCACTGTACCCGAGCTGCGTGGTGCCGACGGGCGAGCACGGGGTCGGCCTTGTGTACGATGGCGTTTCCACCTCTAGCatcggcggtgccgctggtgtCGCTGAGTCATCGGGTAGCGGGCCTCAGGCTGCTGGTACCGGTCGCCGAGTGGCCACTTTCAGCACCAACTGTGTTCTCGCCGATGCGACGCAGTGTGCCAATGCAGCTGGCAGgccgtttctctttctcgccaAGTCGATCGCCGACGCGGCGACGCGTGAGGCAGCTGGGATCGGCACCTCATCCACCGTTGCCGCCACCGTTGTGGAGCAGGTCGACCCCTTGCacgaagcagcagccgtggtCTTCTGCGGCAACATCTACGAGCGCCCCCGCAAAGCACCGACACGTTGCCGTGGATGGTCGTCGGTGCTGACGAACCGGTGGCGCGAGACTCGACGCGCTCGAGCGTTGCCACCGGTTTCGCAGCTGCCCCTGACGTGCATTTCGGTGCAGTCGTATGACACAGTGCACTGCAACCACGTTATCTGCTCCATGGATCAGTGCCTCTCCTTCACGTTGCGGGCGACGACAGCAAagtggctgcagctgctgcgcacccaCGTCGGCGTGCATCTCGCTGCGCTGACCCGTGGAGTTTCCACGCCGAAGGATGCCGGGTCACCGACGAAGGCGTCGTCCGCGCTGGCGACTGAGGTGGCGCAAGCGTGGGGATGGTGGGAGCGTCGTCATCAGCAGGGCCGTGATTGGCTACGTGAAGAGCGGGTGGTTGCGgcccatcagcagcagcaaaaagaCGACGCAACGGCGGTCGGCCATGACGAACAACCGCAGCGGGcaatggcggcggcggccaaggttgcggcgctgcggcagcgtctcttcGCCTACTACGAGTGGCAGATTCGACCCGGCGCCCcggccgccgtcgtcgtcccaTCCAATGCAGAGCGGCAAGCGTTTGCCaagagcgctgcagcagcggcggcggcggcgaaggggAACAACGAGATCGACAATGGTGACGCTGGCAACGCTGcgggagacgacgacgacatcgcCGCGGAGGGCGCTGATGGGGTGCAGGCCGCGTACTCGGGCAAGGTGCCGCCGGCTGACATCGACCACATCTTCCGTCTGTGCGTCAAGAGTGTAGCCACCAAGGGCACACGCGAGGCCgaggcacagctgctgcgcgacaacCCGGACATGTTCGCCTTCCTGAACCCTGAAGACGAGTTCCACGAGTACTACCTGTACTTGCTGCGGCAAGCGGCGCCGAACATGGAGGTGCTCGGTGACAATTTGGAAGAACTCATTACCTTCCTTGAGTGCctcgaggcggagctgcgcgaggagctggGATTGCCGGACCCGAACGCGGCGACCCAGCAGAACGCCGAGGGAATCCTAAGCGGGCAAGACAACGGCGAAGGCACCGCATACGGCACAGGTGCAGCCGACATGTGGggaagcggcggcagtggcgatgCGAATGGGCAGTGGAACTCCAGCCCATTTGGCGGAGGCTACGCAGTGCATGACGTTCTTGTCGGAGAGGGTGACGTGGACGGCTACGGTGACGGTGACAACGATGGATTGCAGCTCGAGTCTGCCGCGATCAACCTCAAGAAGAGCGCTGGTCCAACGCTGGCGGAGAAgatcgaggaggcgaagcgagCGCAAGCCAACGCAGCACCTACGGCGGTCAAGTCGGCTGATGTGGTACCTCCCATAATGATCGCTTCCccggcagcgccagtgcAGATGACCGTCCCCGCGGTGCTGTCCTCAGCGAGCAGCAATACACCCTTCGTGTCCACCAACGCAGGTGAGACTCTCGCCGACAAACTTCGGGCAATGCAGATGGCCGCCATGGGCGGATCCCCCAACTGTGTCAACGACCTCGGGCAACTGCAGTTTTCGGCGCAGTCGAACTCTGATCCGACGAGCGTACAACAAGAGTCTGCGGCGCCGTGTGGCGtgctaccaccgccacctaCGGCAGCAGACTTGCTCGCTGTCATCAACGGTGGTGACACCTCGGATACGGCGCCACCACAGTCGTCCCTCGGCATCAGTTTCCAACAAGCTCCTCCAACAGCCGAGGAGCTAATGGCCTTGCTGGGACCAGCGCTtcccgctgcggcagccaccGACCCCTTCCCAGCCGGCAGCAGTCTCGGTAGCATTCTTGGCAGTGCGTCAACCCCATCTGCGACGATGGCGGCGATGATGATGGGAATCCCGACGACGCCTCTGCATCGGCCTCCGCCGGCCATCCCTGCCAAGGCAATCGAGGAGCGTCCGCCATCCGTACTGGTGTACCCGGTACCGGACACCCGCAAGCATGGTAACGTGCGCCTGCTCCTGGCCAAGAGCCTCAGCGAATCGCTCAACATGCGCGTTGGCCCGACCACTGTCGTCGGTCACGTGGCACGCATTGATGTCCCCAACCGCAACGTGGAGGCGCGGGCCCTGGCTTTGAAGAAATTCGTCTGTGGTGACACCAAAATCACGGTGCACCTCTTCAAGAACGACCGCATCATCGACGACCCAGAGCTCCAGGAGCGCGAGCGTCGCAAGCGACGCGAAGAGATGCGGCAGCAAGAAGCAGAGCGGCACGTgaggcagcgccgtcgaACCGCGGCCCCCGCCAGTGGCGACGCATCAGGCCGTGCCAACGCTTCTCGGCGCGCAGGtggcgctgacgctgctCTCATTGGAAGCGCAGCATTCGACCCCACGTGCCCAGACGCTTTGAACGAGCCGAGCGTTTAcaacgctgccgctcctgtGCCAACAATGGTTCTCCGCGCGGCTAAGGCAGCGCAAATGAAGATCGGTGTCCTCTCATCGTCGGAGGATGACGATGGCGATGatgtgagcagcagcgccaactcgtcgtcctcttcctcttcagAGTAGACAGCGCAGTACCAACAATCATATCACGCGCCAGGAAGGTGCGGAGTGGGGAGACCGATAGGGtcggtggggggagggggaaagcagATGATGGTTTGCCGCATCGAAATCCACTATGCAAGCGGTGGATGGAAACGCGCCATCGTAGGAGATGTGAGCTTCTCGCCCTTGCATggcgcaggtgtgtgtgtgtgtgtctgtctgtctctgtgtATCGCCATGGGGGATAACCTAACTACTACATCAAGTCATAGACCCTTTTCAAGTTGAAGCAGGCAGTACCCTAAGGTCAGGGCGAGTGTGTAGGCGCTGTGCTTCGCACGGGAGCCAGACTCAAGGAACTTGAAGGCAGTGACAGCCGGCGTTAGACTGGTAAACCGATAACGGACGAAAAGAACCGGGTGGCCCACGTGCAGTCCCAACGTCGGCGCTGATGCCTGAAACCGAAACGCATCTATACACGCATGTACACATGCACCACAGCCCAGAGAAGGAGGACAGACGCTGccggaggagggagaagagggaggggggcagtaGCTCATTTTCTTGCATCGACGTACTACCAAACGGTTCGTGCGACCTCTCGTGCTCCGAGGAACTACATGcgtgttcttctctctgtgtgtgggtgggggggtgcCCTTTTCTTGTGATGTTGATCATCTGCGCTGGCCATTGATGTCGCTCTCCGATTTTGCGTCTCCGTCTTCTACTTTAACTGACGAAATTCTTCTCTCCTGtttcttcgcttcttcttggtTGACTGGCACTAGTTGCTTGTTGAAGCGGCTCAGTCCCCCGTAGCGATTGCAGTTAGCTGCAGCGGTACTCGCGTGTGGTTGTGTCTTCACATTTCTCCACCCACGTACTTTCCTCCCTTGCAGCGTTGTGCGTGGGGTGGCGCGTTGAACACCGACTCTGCCCACATCTGCAGGCCTAAGGACCCACCTAAATGTCCAAGTCACGCCGAGATGTGGACAAGGTGCAGCTCGGCTACCACCGTGCCGAGAACACCGAGACGGTGAGTTCGCCGCACACGTATGCCTACAACAGCAGTAAGAGCGTCCCGTCTACAGCCAAGCCGGATAAGCCGACAGTGTCAAACATACGCATCGTGTCTGCAGTCGCGgggctgccgccgtcggccTTTGCCGCGAAGGCGTCTGGGAagcgggagaagaagaaggaggaggagccggagagcgtcaccgccgccgaagGCAGcccgtcatcgtcgtcgacgCTGTTGTATGACGCGGCGAGTGGGGCGCGGACCACTGTGGACGGGTTCCCCTGGTCAACACGGCGGGTGGAGCGGATGTCGTTTGAGTTGCAGCACGTGAGTCCTCCCATTTCGAACCTGTTCCGTCGTGTGCTGATGACGGAGGTGCCAACGCTGGCATTCGACCGCGTTTTGATCGAAGAAAACGACAGCCCGGTGCTGGATGAACTATTGTCACACCGCCTCGGCCTCATCCCGGTGGCGGGTCCGGTGATGAAGATGCAGTACATCACAGAGAGCAATCAGGCAAGCTTTACCAACCTTGACCCGAGCCGCATACTGCTGTTTGAGCTGGACGCCATGGGCGCTAAGGATGCGGCGGTGACACCGGTGTATAGCCACCAGCTACAGTGGGTTCCGCTGCCGGggcaagagaaaaagggcgGTGCCAAGgtcggcgctggtgcagaTGCCCGCgaagcggagagagggggtgatgCCGGTGCAGCAGAGTTCAACACggatgacgatgacgacgcgGTGTTCCTCGTACACCCTGATATTCTGCTGACGAAGCTGGGCCCTGGTCAGCGTATCAAGCTCAAGGCGATCGCTGTGAAAGGCTTCGGCGCAGTGCATGCCAAGTGGTGCCCAGTGTCGGCATGCTATTACGAGATGAAGACCTCCGTCGAGCTGCGTGAGCGGCTGACTGGTTCAGCGGCCGAGGCGCTCGTGAAGTCATGCCCCGCTGGTGTTTTCGGCTACGAGGACGGCCAGAAGGGGGCGGCAGCTACCGTCTTGGCGCCAGAGAAGTGCACGCTGTGCCGCGAGTGTCTCCGCAGCGACGACAATGCgggagctgccgccgccagcgaaGGCGACCGAGTACGGGTGCAGAAGGACAAGACACACGTCATCTTTCACATTGAAAGCGTGGGCCAGCTTCACCCGGCCCAGATTCTGCGCTTcggcctccgcctcttcgCTGAGCGCTGCCGAGCGCTCGCGGAGATCGTGCAATCGACCGAGGTGCACGTGGTGGATGCTAGCGCCAAGTTACTGGAACCCTGAGGCCGAGAAGGAATGAGCACGaagaggggtgagggtgaacgcgagagacggagaagaaGGGTGGGGCGTGAGAAGGATTCAGCTGACCACCGCAtccgctgccccctccctcgcccgTGTTCTCGTCCCCTCTTAGCATGCAACCCTCTGCTCCCATGAGATCTCTGAAGCCCCTCTCTTTCTAATGCGTAACTCCCGCTGTTTTTCGTCGGGGCAGGGGGGCGTCTGgtctgcccctctcccccccccccccacccacccctgaATTATCCGCCATTCTGTCTCATTTCTTCTCGTGTAAAGGCTCGCACGTGCACCCCCCATTAACATGCAGACGTACAAAgatgaagaggggaaagttcagacgaaagagaagaaagcagcagctgcctccCGTAGTCACCGTAACACACCGACAGGCTAACTGCACGGCGCAGCAAAGACGCGGCTAACTGGATCGTTGTGTGGCATAGCTTCGACTGAGCGTGTAGCCCTTGGCAAAGGGTGGGCAGTGCGGTACGCATGGCCAAGGGGGAGTGGACCCATAAGTTGCTTTTTGGGGGGACACCATTTGGTACGCGGAAGGAACgatggagggggtggggtggggttgGGGAGAACACGGAAACACGTTGATGCGGGTGCGTCGTCCCTACcctgcacccccctcctctttttttttggcgcaCGCTCGGCATGGTGGAGCACAATtcaccgcacacacacacacacacacacacacacacacacacactcacacacacaggcaggcGCACTTCCCGCTTGTAGGTCGAGCGTCAGAAAACCCATCGCGCATGCGGTTTTGATTCGGCACCTGAGCCTCTCCATGCTCGTCatagtctctctctctctctctctctccctccctccttgtCGCCCCGCATTTCACCCGCTCCGTTACTTGCCTTACCCGCAGGCATCCAGTACACACTAGTCCGCAATGACGAAGGGTAAAGGCCGAAACCCAGGGGCCAGCGGGCTCGGCAAGCACCTCAAGCGCAAGACCCACCAAGAACGGTCGCAGCCCAAGTCGCGTCAACACCTcggccagctggagaagCACAAGGATCATGTGCTCCGCACAAAAAAGCGTAAGGTTAaggtgcgccgcctgcaggaCGTCaagcgcgccgccgcgcagcgcAACCCGGATGAGTTCAACATTGGCATGACTAAGGCGGTGATGGATGTGGCGAGTGGCCGCATGAAGAAGCGCCGGGTTCGACTAGTGGAATCGGACAGGAAGAAGGATATGCAAAAAACGATCGAGCACAATCGGCTCAATGTGCGGTACCTCGAGTTCAAAGCCCAGGCCGACCAGCAGCGGGCGACCGAGCTGCTcaacgaggaggcggcggcagcgctgacaTCAAGTGCCCCGCAGAACAAGCACATCATCTTTGTCGACTCCGAGGACGAGTTCCGCAGCTTCAACCCACTCAAGCACTTCGATGCGACCCCGGAGATGATGCGGCAGCACCCGGCGGTGCGCGGACGCATCAGTGTTCTGGAGAAAATGGTCCTGCCAGAAGAGATTCTTATGAGTGGTGGGCACCACATCAAGTCAGCCGCgcagaaacgaaaagagcgGCGCGAGGTACAGGAGAAGATGCACCGCAGTGGTGCTGATGCTACAGCCGAGACACGGGCCGTCTTCGTGGAGCGCCTACAGGCCAAGAAAGAGCTGAAGCAGTACCGATTCACCGATCTGCTGGACAACGTGAAGTGCGAGGGCGAGGTGATTGGCTCCTCATCCAAGAAGGCCTcaggcgacgacggcgagcatgaggaggcggcgcaggacGAGGTCACACGGCTGCTTGATTGGCGCCGCGAGCAAGAGCGCCAGGCGGCGATAGTGACGGCGCGGCACGTGCGCGAGGTCGGGCAGCGCATGCAGCGTAGTAAAAGCCTCTCTGCGTTGGCGAAGAGCATCCGCAAGCAGTCGCAAGGCATCAAGCGGCAGATGGAGCAGAGGCGCGAGAGCCGCTTCAAGCCCGGTGCGACGCGGCGCTCACGCTAAGGAACTACACGATGCTCTGCACCTGAGACACGATGGGTACGCCTCGGAGGCAGTCTGGCAGCTGCACTCTCTCGGAGGCTTTCCATTAGCTGGTTTGGCTGTTCTTGTTGTTTTCTTGGTCCTCTGGCTTTCCATGTGTCTGTTCGTGCTCCACCGATTAATATAAGCGATGTGTGATACTCAGAGTTATTCTT of Leishmania braziliensis MHOM/BR/75/M2904 complete genome, chromosome 19 contains these proteins:
- a CDS encoding putative DNA-directed RNA polymerase, alpha subunit; the protein is MSKSRRDVDKVQLGYHRAENTETVSSPHTYAYNSSKSVPSTAKPDKPTVSNIRIVSAVAGLPPSAFAAKASGKREKKKEEEPESVTAAEGSPSSSSTLLYDAASGARTTVDGFPWSTRRVERMSFELQHVSPPISNLFRRVLMTEVPTLAFDRVLIEENDSPVLDELLSHRLGLIPVAGPVMKMQYITESNQASFTNLDPSRILLFELDAMGAKDAAVTPVYSHQLQWVPLPGQEKKGGAKVGAGADAREAERGGDAGAAEFNTDDDDDAVFLVHPDILLTKLGPGQRIKLKAIAVKGFGAVHAKWCPVSACYYEMKTSVELRERLTGSAAEALVKSCPAGVFGYEDGQKGAAATVLAPEKCTLCRECLRSDDNAGAAAASEGDRVRVQKDKTHVIFHIESVGQLHPAQILRFGLRLFAERCRALAEIVQSTEVHVVDASAKLLEP
- a CDS encoding putative U3 snoRNA-associated protein UTP11 produces the protein MTKGKGRNPGASGLGKHLKRKTHQERSQPKSRQHLGQLEKHKDHVLRTKKRKVKVRRLQDVKRAAAQRNPDEFNIGMTKAVMDVASGRMKKRRVRLVESDRKKDMQKTIEHNRLNVRYLEFKAQADQQRATELLNEEAAAALTSSAPQNKHIIFVDSEDEFRSFNPLKHFDATPEMMRQHPAVRGRISVLEKMVLPEEILMSGGHHIKSAAQKRKERREVQEKMHRSGADATAETRAVFVERLQAKKELKQYRFTDLLDNVKCEGEVIGSSSKKASGDDGEHEEAAQDEVTRLLDWRREQERQAAIVTARHVREVGQRMQRSKSLSALAKSIRKQSQGIKRQMEQRRESRFKPGATRRSR